The Polyangium mundeleinium genome contains the following window.
GTCGAGCGCGAGCAGGGCCCAGGCGGCCTCGTGGGTCGTGCGGTAAGCGCCGCCGGCGCGCGCGTCGACGAGGCCACGCGCGAGGCGGGCCGCGAGCGGGTGTGTGGGGTTCGTCGCGACGAGCGCGAGCAACGCCGCGGCGTCGGCGCGCACGCTGGAGTCGAAATCGTGCACGGGCGTTTGGGTCTCGGATGCACGTGCCAGGTGCGCCGCGGGGCCGTCGATACGGATGTTCGTTTCGAGGTCGCGGAGGAGCTCGCGGGCCTCGTCCGCATCGGCGCGGCCCGAAAGGACGAAGGCGTGGAGCAGGAGGGCGCGCGCGAAAAGAGGCATGCGCGCGCGTTCGCCGAAGAGCGCGCGCATTCGACTCTCGTCGGCGCGGCGGGCCCTGGCGAGCACGTCGAGCGCGAAGGCGGCTCGTTCGAGTGCAGAAGGGTCCGCCGCGGGGAAGGGGGCCGCGAGGCTCGATACGAGGGAGCGGGTCGCGTGGTCGAGGGCGCCTTCGGGCACAGGCAGGCCGCGGCGGCGCGCTTCGTCGAGGCCCCATAATGCATAGGCCGTGATGTAAAAGTCTCCCTCGGAGGAGCCGGGCCAGAGGCCGAAGCTCCCGTCCTTTTGCTGGTGCGTGAGCAGCCGGTCCACCGAGGTCCGGAGCGCGGCGTCGACGTCGCCTCCTTTGGGTGGGTTGGTTTTTTCGGGCACGAGCGGCACGCCGAGGGAATCGGCGAGGTCGCGGAGCGCGAGGAGCGGGACCATGCGGCTCACGGTTTGCTCGGTGCATCCGTACGGGTATTCGACGAGCTGCTCGATGCCCGCGCCGAGGCCCGCGAGCGGGGTCGATGCGAGGGATATCGTGAGGCCGCCGGTGTCATTTCGCAGGCCCGCGAGATCCCCGAGGCGCTCGGCGATGGCCGAGGACGTCTCGCCGTGAGGGAGGCGGTTTCGAGTGTCGTGGGTACGCCAATCTGTGTTTCGAGGTCGACGCTGTCGGCATCGTCCTCCAGGCGGGCATCAAAGGAGAGGCGCGCCTTTCCGGCGGCGTCGGCGCGGAAGGGAAAACGCACGAGCGCGGAATGCTCGGGGTCGACCGTGGCCTCGCGGCGCATGGGGCCCGCGGGCGTGAGGCCACCCTCGGCGCTCGCGGTCACGACGGTCTTGCCGCCAGTGATGTCGAGCGCGGACACGATCACGGAGGCCTCGAATTGGTCCCCGGCGCGCAAGGCCAGAGGAATGCTCGGGCGGGCCATGAGGTGCTTCGACGTGACGACGGTGGAGTCGTCCGAGCCCGTACGATCGTCCTCGGCCACGGCCATGGCCATGAATCGATAGGCCGTGAGGCCGTCGGGCAAGGTGATGCGGCGTTTCACGCGGCCCGTCGCGTCCGTGAGCAGAGCCGGCAGGAAGGCCACGGTTTGTCGGAAATCGCCGCGGCGGGGGCCGATGCTGGTCGCGCCCATGCGGACCTGGGGTGGCTTCGAGCGGTGGCCCCCCGAGAACGTGCGGAGGAGGTCATTCCGGACGTCCTCTGTCGAGACGCTCCCATCCCGTGGTGCATAGATCGCGTAGAAGGGATCGGGCGTGAGGTAATAGGTGAGCATGAGCGAGCCTTCGTCCGCGGCCCACAAGGTGACCTCGGCGCGCACGGGTTTGCCCGTGGCGTCCTTGGTGATGACCTCGACGTCGAGCGTCTCGCCCGGCGCCGCC
Protein-coding sequences here:
- a CDS encoding alpha-2-macroglobulin family protein, with translation MVPLLALRDLADSLGVPLVPEKTNPPKGGDVDAALRTSVDRLLTHQQKDGSFGLWPGSSEGDFYITAYALWGLDEARRRGLPVPEGALDHATRSLVSSLAAPFPAADPSALERAAFALDVLARARRADESRMRALFGERARMPLFARALLLHAFVLSGRADADEARELLRDLETNIRIDGPAAHLARASETQTPVHDFDSSVRADAAALLALVATNPTHPLAARLARGLVDARAGGAYRTTHEAAWALLALDAYRKKNPAPLDPVEARVFLGDTLLADAPLGGESGKIRRAAFVPMPALLRGRGAPLTFEAVGGGHLHYEAILRYARLEMPREPLDAGFYVTKSFRPVADLGGPVLAASAEAEPRFDPGQVVLCEIEVVTREPRRFVVLEDPVPGGLEPMRLAHQVGGPWLASLEATPAERREMRDDRVVYFIDRLPAGIRKFRYLARAAHIGRFVVPPTHIEEMYTPETLGRTGGTYVRVGAK